The DNA sequence ACACCCCCGCGGCACTGACCGCCTGAACCACCAACTCGAAGAATCACACGACGACGTCGTACACCACGCCCGTGGACTTGACCATGCCGTAGGACTGGCCCCGACAAGGCGAGGCTCAGGTTAGCGCGCGGGGGTCAACCCCATCGACGTTGAGGACATCGATGTACCGCGCGAAGGCCTTGTCGACCTCGCTTTTGATCTGGACGAGCGTGCCTTCTTCCATGCGGTAGGTCCGGTTCGGATCGCCTTTGAATGAGAGCCAGTTGAAGCTGGTCGTGATCCACTGGTCGTCGAAGATCAGGATCTTGGCGTGGGTGTTCTGCAGGCGGACGATCCGCAGCTTGTCGTATCGAGCCGCCAGGTTGTTGAGCCTGCGAAGCGCAAAGTCATCCGATCCGCTGTCATCTGGCCCGTATCCGTGACCGATATGCACTTCAACGCCTGCTCGAAGCCGTCGCTCAAGGGCAGCAACGAAATCTGTGTTGACCACCCCGCCCTTGACCCAAGGTGCGATGATCAGCAGTCGCTTCTTGGTGCCGTTGAGCGCCTTAGTGAGCAGCTGCGGGTGCTCATGGACGTCGACACTGCGCACCGCAATGTCCTCGATGCGTTGCGGAATCTCGACGGATTCGTCGCCGTCTCGGATCCTCAACTCGCCAGCGGCCCTGAGGATCTCGACCTGATCGCCCGTCACCCGCTGGTCCTCGAGCTCGGGGGCTAGAGTCGGACGAGGCTCCGAGCGTGCTACAACGATCCCAAGTTTGACGACGGCATCCGTGGCCGCAAGTTCCAGTCCATGGTTCGGCTGAAGGTCTCCATCAACGCATAGCCCCAGTTCCACCTCGCCGGAGTCAGGATCGCCATAGATCAGCAGTTGGGCCGGCATATACAGGTGTAGGTTCTGTGCCGCGATCTTTCGAACGCGCAGGACCTCCACTTTCCGCGTCCGGTCGTCGCGTGACTCGACCAGCTCGTTGAAGCGTTGCACGGCAAGGTCGTCTAGGTTGACGCGCGAGCTCTTCTTGGCCGGCAGAAGCACGAGGCCAGCTTCCAATGCGTCCCGCTTCTTGAGCAGGCTGGAACGCGTGTAGTCCTCGGCGTTCCAGACGAGCCGATCGAACGGCACGTTGAGTTGAGTCAAGATTGGCTGTACCGCTTCGGCATTGCGCGCGGCTTCTAGCCCCAGCGTCGTCAGGCCAAGTTGTCCGCTCCAAGCCTTGGTGAGGTTGTTTGAGCTGATCTGGTCGGCGACTGTGGTAACGACCTGGCTGCGCTGTAAGCCAAGGAGTGCAGCGATCTCATCAATCTCACGAACCCCGGCGTGCACGAACCGCAGAATGAATTCTTCCAGCAGGGGGAGCGGCTTGCGTTCTTGAGCCAACACGTCCACGCGGAGCATCGTGACCGGTAGGGCGGCATCGACCACCCTAATCAGCTGGAGACCCGGCCTGTGGTCGCCGAACCGGCGCCGAATCATTTCGGCCGACGTAAGACTCATCGCTCCGCCGTCCGCAGTTCGCAGTCGTCCGGATGTGTCTCGACATAGGTCAGGACCTTCTTCAAGGCACCGGTTGTACCTCTGACGAAGCCAGCGTCGCCGACGATGGTGAGGCCGAATCGAGCTCGGGAGAGCGCAACGTTGATTCGTCGCCAGTAGTCGGGGCCGATGAAGCCGAGTTCAGCCCTGGAGTTGCTGCGCGTCACAGAGAAGAAGGCGACATCCGACTCACGCCCCTGCACGGCATCGACGCTCATAACCGTGATCGACAGGTGCCGCAATCGGTTACCAAGGGGAGCAAGCTGCTGTTTTAGGTCGGCGACTTGCGCAACGTATGGCGCGATCACAAGGACATCTAGCCGTTCACGGTTCCTCGGCAGGCCGACGACCTGCTTGTCGATGGATCCGTTCAGCACCGTCAGTCGATCGACGACGATGCGAGCCTCGGCACGGTTCGCGAAGCTCTTGCCCCTGCCCTGGGGAGCTGCTTCTCGGCGAGCCTCGCCGTGTGCCGACGTATCGAGCCACAGTACGGGCTTGCCGTAACCCAGAGAATAGCCGTCGAGCCCGCCGTCATTGGGGGAGCGCAACTGCTCTTTGTAGAAGCAGGTCGAGATCATGTCACCGATCGGGCGGATCATCCGGTACTGCTGATTAAGCATCACCTGGGAGTGTTCCGGCAATCGGTCCGTCAGTCTTTGGAAGAGCGTTTGTTTGACATATTCGGGCAGAAGCTGGTGGTCATTCATCAGATCCTTGTTTCGCAGCAGGTCTTCGTCGACTGGCGGCAGCTGGTTTGTGTCACCGACGACGACCCAGCGCTTGGCTCGGGAAATCGGCACCAAGGCTTCGGTGAGGGTTGCTCGAGACGCCTCATCGACGATGCACAGGTCGATGTCGAGATGCCGCACGGCGGGATGCCTGAGGTATCCGACACAGGTTCCAGCGATAACGCTCGTCTGGTCGAGGAACGTGTTTGCGAGGCCAGGATCCGAGGCGATCCGCTGCAGCCATTCGCCCTGCAACTGGAGCCGGGTTAGTAGCTGCTGCGCCTCGCTGCTTCCACCTATGAGGGCATCTACAGCAGTCATAGTGTCCTCTGCAGTCATCTCGACTGACAGAGTCAGGTCGCTGCCCAGCTCGGATTGCGCCTCGGCTAGTAACTCATCTCGGAGGTCAGCCAGCGCGTCGACCCTGTCTTGCACCGATGTTGTGGAGGTTGGCTCTGACAGGGATGTTGCCAACTCCGACCGCTGATCTTCCTCGTCATCTGGACGCGCGGCCTGGAGGTGGTCGAGTTGTGCCAGGGCGGCGGACAACTGCTGTAGCGCCAATGCGGCTCGCAGATGTGACGGTGGCAACCCCGCTTCAGTGGCACGTGCTCCGAGGTGACTCTCCGCGTTCTTGCGCACTGCTCGTGCCCAACGCTTCATCTGAGCATCGAGCAGAAAGTGCCGCACTGATTCATCGACGCGATTCGGGTCAGCGCTTGCGAGCCTGACCATGCTGGCTTGACCGCCGTCGGCAAGTCGCTGCAGTGCGTTATCCACGGCGACGTTCGTCTGCGAGGCGATGAGCACCCGTGCCTCGGCGTTTACCCGCAGTGTCTGCTCAACGAGCTCAGCGATGAAGCTCGTCTTGCCTGTACCCGGTGGTCCTTGGACAACGAAGATGTCAGGCGATCCCATCGCTGTCTCGATGGCCTGGCGCTTGCGTTCGTCCAGATTGCGGTTCCAGATTTGGATCGGAGCCGACTTGGGCTCCGTGTTGCGGCCGGGATCGAGCAGCAGCTCCCGTAGGTCCGAGCGGGCTGACTTGTCGCGCTGAACGTCGTCGACGGCCCTACGCTGCCGGTTCAGAGCCGCTTCGTCGGGGCCAAGGTGCGGATCGAGGACGGCCCGGTCGGGAAGTCCCTCCCACCTCCGAGCACTCAGGATGACAACTCGGTCGGCCTCGTGATCGATGACTTCGCCCCATCCGAGCTTTCGGTCGGTCACCAAATCTCGAACGCGCCATTCTGTGCCGACTAGATCGTGATCTACCGCGGTTTCTAGAATGAACGTGGCCTCGCGGCCCCGTGCCTGCCACTTTTTGTAGGGAAGTGGCTTCTTCTCTCCGCGGGCAAGCTCTTCGCGGGCATTCAGTACTCGACGCCAGATGTCGAATAGTTCGTCGCCGTCTCGCTCCCCTCCGTCAGTTGGGTCCGCGTGATCCCGAGCGGCGTAGAAGGCATCGACGGTGTCGATCAAGGTGGCGATGCCGGTCCTGGCTAGAACAGGATTGGCCGGCTGGCTAAACATCCAGTCGAAGATTTTCGGCACCAGAAGTGCTCGGCG is a window from the Mycobacterium sp. SVM_VP21 genome containing:
- a CDS encoding AAA domain-containing protein, translating into MPDVIADHYMLLKVERRSGTFSVVRKAIDDRDESFVAVKLLSGQSDDVTRKVFNNEATTLKNLSHPNIVRCRWSGIDETATYVLVLDWVERNLDDVLKASGPWDSWDRLATEIALPLVDALAYTHLKQIEHRDIKPQNVLVSDSGVPLLADFGIAKIRGEAPATSHTVAAWHSKPYAPPELNADIQYVRDVYSMGVLLIQCMTQEQLKDLAGVERALETIPVPPDVRHLLGSCIATQPDARPKNAGDLLGGLKAIQQRRRAQQQLARNPVWLRLTKSAVRALAGSDDARQEAIGKANADLSGDVYASFFNDQESGEPQRDSIRIDGEAWSFTLKSDESGAVIIKAAELDFERLENHRRRALLVPKIFDWMFSQPANPVLARTGIATLIDTVDAFYAARDHADPTDGGERDGDELFDIWRRVLNAREELARGEKKPLPYKKWQARGREATFILETAVDHDLVGTEWRVRDLVTDRKLGWGEVIDHEADRVVILSARRWEGLPDRAVLDPHLGPDEAALNRQRRAVDDVQRDKSARSDLRELLLDPGRNTEPKSAPIQIWNRNLDERKRQAIETAMGSPDIFVVQGPPGTGKTSFIAELVEQTLRVNAEARVLIASQTNVAVDNALQRLADGGQASMVRLASADPNRVDESVRHFLLDAQMKRWARAVRKNAESHLGARATEAGLPPSHLRAALALQQLSAALAQLDHLQAARPDDEEDQRSELATSLSEPTSTTSVQDRVDALADLRDELLAEAQSELGSDLTLSVEMTAEDTMTAVDALIGGSSEAQQLLTRLQLQGEWLQRIASDPGLANTFLDQTSVIAGTCVGYLRHPAVRHLDIDLCIVDEASRATLTEALVPISRAKRWVVVGDTNQLPPVDEDLLRNKDLMNDHQLLPEYVKQTLFQRLTDRLPEHSQVMLNQQYRMIRPIGDMISTCFYKEQLRSPNDGGLDGYSLGYGKPVLWLDTSAHGEARREAAPQGRGKSFANRAEARIVVDRLTVLNGSIDKQVVGLPRNRERLDVLVIAPYVAQVADLKQQLAPLGNRLRHLSITVMSVDAVQGRESDVAFFSVTRSNSRAELGFIGPDYWRRINVALSRARFGLTIVGDAGFVRGTTGALKKVLTYVETHPDDCELRTAER